A single Rhopalosiphum padi isolate XX-2018 chromosome 4, ASM2088224v1, whole genome shotgun sequence DNA region contains:
- the LOC132928598 gene encoding uncharacterized protein LOC132928598, with protein sequence MNFENSDDDIVSVEFDFRGDAAPTAMEPYCDDVISDWQQSIINELRINLCREDLIYLNNHKEVEAIVSLLLNDILKNTPKNPYVHAASYLKNPQTAKLVANFNRSEDLQFEDIFKRDCQQYATAAAAATIADIEQVKSTVSMYEQTELLENDETDVMAEKYNLVAWDGETCVLTEEETDNMTVSQKE encoded by the exons ATGAATTTTGAAAATTCCGATGATGATATTGTGTCAGTCGAATTCGACTTCAGGGGGGATGCAGCACCAACAGCCATGGAACCCTATTGTGATGATGTGATAAGCGATTGGCAACAAAGTATAATAAACGAGCTGAGAATAAATCTTTGTCGTGAggatttaatatacctaaataaccATAAAGAA GTAGAAGCGATAGTGTCTCTCTTGCTCAATGACATCTTAAAAAATACACCGAAGAATCCATACGTACACGCTGCCAGTTACTTGAAAAATCCACAGACTGCTAAACTTGTGGCTAACTTCAATAGGTCCGAGGATCTTCAGTTTGAGGACATTTTTAAAAGGGATTGTCAGCAATATGCGACAGCGGCAGCGGCAGCGACAATAGCTGATATTGAACAAGTCAAGTCGACGGTCAGTATGTACGAACAAACTGAGCTTTTGGAAAATGACGAGACAGATGTGATGGCGGAAAAATATAACTTAGTGGCATGGGATGGAGAGACATGTGTGCTGACGGAAGAAGAAACAGATAACATGACGGTTTCCCAAAAAGAGTGA